The stretch of DNA CAGAAGCAGACGAAGCGGCCTTTCCCTGCATGGAGCCGATGATCGCAGGGGCACCCAGCTGGCCACCATACTCAATCATGCTGGTGATGAATTTCTTGGCGGCCTGACGGATTTCCGCATTTGGGCTGGTCAGTGAAAGCTGCTTTCTCAGCCAGCCGGCTCCTGTTCCGACAGCTGCCAGCTTGAGATTGTATCGCGAGAGGACTTCTTTAAGGGTTTTGACAGGGACAAAGCCTGGTTCGGGAGCAAAGAGCTCGACGGCATCAAAGCCCAGTTCACTCGCGACGCGGCAACTGGCCTCGACATCTTCCCAGAACACGAAGGGGCCGCCGCGTGCTTCTTCGACCAGGCTGATCGTGACGGCTGAGAGAATTGGCATGACGGCGGCTCTCTGGAAACGATGGATTGAGCAGTGCGAGGACTGCGAAAGAGCATCGGTTGCTCGTTTCTGCGGAAACAAGTTGTTGCGTACGTATCCCATTCGGCAGGTTCGCCCTCATCCCGGCCTTCTCCCATCGGCATGGGAGAAGGGGGAAGAGTCGTCGCATTTGATGCGTGACATGACAGCAAGCAAAATGCAACTTGGCAAAGTCTACTTGTCGTCGAGAAGTTCGACAGCAGCGAACTTTTTGCCTTCAAGCATTTCGAGGCTGGCACCACCGCCGGTGCTGACATGCGTGACCTGATCGGCGAGACCGAACTGCTGGATGGCAGAAGCGCTGTCGCCACCCCCGATGATGCTGGTGGCATCGCTGGCGACAATCGCCTCGGCGACCGCTCGAGTCCCAGCATCAAAAGGAGGCATTTCAAAGACACCCATCGGGCCGTTCCAGACAATCGTCTTGGCCGCTTTCACGATCTCGGCATATTTCTGCTGAGTTTCCGGGCCAATGTCGAAACCTTCGAAGTTCTCGGGAATCTGGCCGGCTTTGGCGATCATCTTGTTGCAGTCACCCTTGAAGGCATCGCCGCAATGGGTATCGACGGGAAGTTGCAGTTTTTCGCCACCGATTGTCAGCAGTTCCTTAGCGAGAGCGAGGCTGGCTTCGGGCGGATTTGGCAGATAGCTCTTGCCAATCTGGCCCCCTTGAGCCTTTGAAAAAGCAAAGGCCATCGCCCCGCCAATCAGCACCGTATCGCAGATCGAGAGCAGGTTTTTGATGACGTTGATTTTGTCGTCGACCTTTTTCCCACCGACAATCGCCACAAAAGGACGGGCGGGATTCGAAATGGCATCGGAGAGGAACTTGATTTCTTTTTCGACGAGGAAGCCGCAGACCTTGGGTTTGTTCCCCATGGCATGGGGGACACCGACCATCGAACCTTCGGAACGGTGGCAGGTGCCAAAAGCGTCGTTGCAGTAGATGTCGCCAAAGGTGGCGAGAATGTTGACGTAACTGCTTTCGCCTTTCTTCTCGCCTTTGTTGAAACGTACGTTTTCGAGGAGCAGAACTTCATTGTTCTGGAGAGCCTTCACTTTGGCTTCCGCGTCGGCACCCACGGTATCGCTGGCAAAATGAACGGGAACTCCCAGCAGTTCCTTCAGTCGGGCTGCCACTGGTTTGAGGCTGTACTTCGCATCGGCCGCAGGATCGACACCTTCCGGGCGTCCCAGGTGGCTCATGAGAATCACACGACCACCTCGTTTGAGGACGGATTCAATCGATGGGAGAGCCTCCGTAATACGGCGATCATCGGTGATGACAAGATTGTCATCGAGCGGGACGTTGAAATCGCACCGCATGAGAACGGCTTTTCCCTGAACGTCGACATCGGCAATGGTCTTTTTGGCCATGAAAATTTACCCTGATCCAGGAACAATGCGGTGCGTCAGTCTGGCCGACTGTCGCCCTGTGAAATGTGGTTTCAACACCGTTTTCGATAATGACGGAATCAGCCGATAGAGTAGAGGAGTTGCGTGCGACTTCCAAGTTTCCGAAGCCTTCGTCTTGAAGAGGTTTTGAATGTTCCAGCCCCCTGAAGTCCCTTTTCCACAAATTCACTGGGATTTTTCGGCAATTACCGAGAATCCAAAGATTGACCCCACCGTGTGGATTGCCCCGGGGGCAACACTTTATGGCCGGGTTTCTGTGGGGGCACGCAGTTCCATCTGGTTTGGAGCCGTCGTGCGCGGCGACCACGAACGCATCGACATTGGGGAAGACAGCAATCTGCAGGATGGAGCCATTTTGCATGTGGATCCACATTCTCCCTGTAAAATCGGAAACCGGGTTTCACTGGGGCATCGCGCTTTGGTGCATGGGGCCACTGTGGAAGACGATGTCCTCATTGGTATCAGTGCGAACGTGTTGAGTCGGGCTGTCATCGGACGGGGGGCCTTCATTGCGGCTGGCGCCCTGGTGCTTGAAGAAACGATTGTGCCCCCTGGGACTCTCTGGGCCGGAGTTCCCGCACGGCAGATCCGTGAAGTGTCTCCGGAACTTGCCTGGAGGATTGAACGAACATGGAAGCACTATGCCAATAATTCTGTTGCTCACCGGGCAGCCCAGAAGCAAGGGGTTCGCTTCGCTCAATAAGCAAATTCTGCCGAAAGAAGTTTGCTCGTCAGCATTCCTTCAATCTGCGAAAAGAACAGTTTCAGAAGCAGATTGGTCAAATGGCGAAGCCTGAACTCTTCGCCTGATATCGGGAAGTGGCTGACATGTCCCTCTTGTTTTCAGTCCTCTTTGCCTACAAGTGCAAGAACACGCACCATAAACTGGCTCTTGATGCGCTGAAGTATCTTGAAATTCCAAACGCAGAGAAATGGAGTGATCTGTTTTTGACGCGGATCGATCAGTATCTCGATGGATCGAAAGCTCCCGACGACAAATTTAAAGACTTTCAGAATCATGTGCTGCATGTGCGGGATCACGAGTGGGGCGGTGCGATCAAGACGGCACAAATCTGGTACGAAAAGTCAGTGACAGCCTTTCGCCAGAAGGATTGGTCACAAGGTGTCTATAGTGCGGGTGTCCTCAGTCATTACGTAACCGATCCGTTTCAACCATTCCATACGGGGCAGTCTGAGGCTGAGACGATTGTTCACCGGGCCGCCGAGTGGACCATTGCCTGCTCTTACGATCAATTGCGGCTCTTGCTCGACCAGGAACTGGGGGGTGTACCAGCGAAGAGTATCCCTCAGGGGGGCGAGTGGCTGCCTGAGATCATTCGTCAGGGTGCACAATTCGCTAATCAGTCGTATGAATTAGCCATCTCGCATTACTCGCTGGCGATTGGTTCCAAGAAACCGGTTGAAGGTTATGACGAAACCGGCAAGCGAGCTATCGCCCGCATCCTTGGAGAAACGATTCGCGGGTACGCACTGGTGCTGGGGGAATGCCTCAAGGAATCGGGAGTGACACCACCTGCGAGTCCCGTCACAATCTATGGCGTGCTGGCTGCCATGACAGTTCCGATTTTTGCTGTGACTAAGAAAATGGCCAATGCCAGTGAGCGAGCTGCTGTGCTGGCCATTGCGAAGGAAGTCGAAAAAACTGGCCGCTGTGAGAAAACGCTTTCGGCTGATGAGAAGGTCGTTCGCGAAGCCTACGCGGCAGAAGTTTGCAAAATTCCTGTTGAGACATTTGGGCAGGAATCGGTGGCGCTAGCCGGATCGAAGCATGCTGGATCGAAGCATGCTGGATCGAAACATGCTGGATCGAAACATGCAGAGGCCCTGAAAGTCGTGGCAGAACAAACCAAGCCACAAGAAAAGACGAAATCTCAGGAAGTTGCTGAAAAGCCACCTGCGAAACCTCTATCACAACCTGTCATCCATGCCGATCCACCCATTCTGGTTCCACCACCACCACCTGCGGCGAATCGTGTTCAACCTCAGGCTCAAGTTTCGCCAACATCAGGAAAAGTTCAGGCAGTTTCAGAATCAGCTGCCGGGCGAATGGTTCAAGATCATGAGTCACCATTCTATCTGTCCATGAGTCTGCCGCTGGAAAAGGCACCTTCGATTGGGCCAAAAACAGCGGAAAAATTCACGAGTGCAGGGATTCGGACGGTGGGTGAGTTTCTAAATGCCGAACCTCATGAACTTGCGAAAAAGCTGAGTCAGAAATCTCTCGATGCTGTCACTCTTTACGAATGGCAGTGTCAGGCCCGGCTCTGCTGCGAGATCCCGAAATTCCGGGGCTATATGGCTCAGATTCTGACCGCCATTGGAATTCAGACGAAAGAAGAATTTGTCGAAGCAGAGATCGAAACACTCTGGGATCTTGTAGAAAACTTTTTGACCACCCCTGAAGCCGAGAGGCTCCTACGCGGTTCGCAGCCGCCGGAAATTGAGGATCTGCGACAGTGGCAAGCTCGTGCGAAGGCTCCCGTCAGAGAGAACTCGAACCAATCTCAGGCGGCCTGAATATCAATTCCGATGACAAAAATCAGCTGGGCTCGTCGGACTTGCAACGCGTGTTTTTGGAGGAAAACAGGAACTGCAAGCCATCTGAGCAGAGTAAGATGCGCGATGAATTGGCGTGAAAAATGACTCATGGGCATTTGTGTCTGTAACCTTTCTTTGTGGCACTCCCACAAGAGGGGAAGAATTCGACGCGGATATTGAGATTTGTGGGTGCATGTGAACCGGGGTCCTCCTGAGAAAGCGAGCCCCAAGCTGCCAGGATTTCGAAATCGCGCAAATTGTGAGCCAGGGAAACAAGCATGCCTTCGTGTGCAACAAGTGGTTTTGCCGCATCGTGGAGTGGTCGATTTCTTGACTGGAATCTTCTTGCTCATTGTCGCGGTGCTGTTGCTGTTGATCGGCTTCCGAAGCTCACTCGGGACGTCTGGAACTGGGCTTGGATGCCAGTTGCAGAAGCTACTGCTGAAAATGAGCAGGTCTCGGCGGATTGGGCTCTGGATTGGGTGGATGTGAGACGGGTGCAGCAGGGAGATTCAGCCGCCTATCGGCCTGTTGTCGAGAGACATCAATTGGCTGTGACGCGATTAATGAGCCGCTTTACTCGCGACCCGGCAGTGGTTGAAGAACTCGTTCAGACAGTGTTTGTCGAAGCGTGGCGACAGATTCATAACTTTCGTGGCGAAGCTCCTTTTGTTCATTGGCTGACTGTGATTGGCACCCGGACTGGGTACCGTTTCTGGAAGCAGCAGTCCAAACAGAGGCAACGCCATGCCCGCCTGGAGGCTTTACCAGAGCCCGTCGCCCGGGAAGACAACTCAGAGGCTGCCCACGATGCCGCAACCAAAGTCCACATGGTGCTATCCACCTTGCCACCACGTGATCGGCTGGTGCTGACTCTATTGCATCTGGAAGAGCGTTCGCTGAAGGAAATCTCTGTGCTGACAGGATGGTCTCTGGCCATGGTCAAGGTGCAGGCATTCCGAGCACGCCAAAAACTGGCCAGGGTGCTGGAGAGGGCCACGTCATGAAACCTGATCGATCAGACTCCTCCCGGAGTGAATCCTCGTTCGCACAATTCGAAGGCCTGTTGCAGCTGGCAAGAGCCGAAAAGGTTTCTGAAGTTGAGGTGGTGAACAAAGTGATGGCGCAGATCCATCAGGAAGAGTTGGCCAGTCGTCGCTCTTCGAAAGATGTTTCAGCCGTATTACGCAGCCCGACTGACGACTTTTGGGGACGGGTCGACACGGGTCTGCGTAGTGGGATCTGGGCTGCAGCAGCCTCGGCCGCTTTGATGTTGTTCAGCATCTGGTGGGGCTATTCCTCGTTGCAATTGCTCTCAGATCCCACGGGAATGTGGATTCGTTCACCCAGCCTCGCGTGGCGGGCGATTGATATTTGAAACTCTGATGGGTGGAGTTCCTTTTCCATCCAGAGGTAAGTCTTCCCGATCGAGCGAAATGCTGAATTTTTTTGCCCAGTGAACGTGACAAAATCCAGAGTGAATAAGACCAAATGACGACCCCAGTATCTGCAGACCCTGCAATCCCGGCAGATGTCTCTGCTCGTTCTGAAGATCGAGCAGACTCGCTGATGATGAGTGGCACACGGCTGTCATCGGGCCAGCGATCCGGCTGGCGGTTGCTGTTGATGAGCGTGATCTGGCTCGGGATTTTTTTGGCTGGTGGCGTTACGGGCGCCGTCATTCACGCTTACTGGCTCCGGGCGACGCTGCTTGATATGAAGCAGAATCCAGACGATATGCCGAGGCGAATTGCAGAAATGATGGCGTATGACTATGGGCTCTCTCCGGCGCAGGAAACCAGTGTGCTCGAGATCATTTCGGAGCATCATCGTCGGGTACAGAAGCTGCGCGGTGAACATGCACCGACCATGGAGAGTTGGAATGCCGAACTGGAACTGAAGATGTCGAAGATTTTGAAGCCGTTGGATTTTGAACACTTCCAAAAGAGATTCCGCGAAGTGAACCTGATCTGGGGCGGGCTCTAAGAGTTGCTTCGTGCATCTCTCCAGTTTCATGATCGAAAGAGCTTCTGCCTGTTTGTGGAATAAGGACTTTGTTCAACGGTGCAGGTCGATCCGAACTTAAAGATTGTCTAGAAAATTGGACAACTGATCATTGAGGGCGAATAGCGACTTACAGGTATAACATGTTGCTCCCAAAGGTTTAGTACTCGCAGAGAGTTGGCCGTTGGGGAGTCAAACTTTGAGATCTGTCCTCAGGGGGAACCATGTTGACGCGAATTGACGATGCCCGGCCTTCAAGATGGAACCGAGTGGTTTGGACGGTTTTGCCCGTGGTCGGATTCCTGCTCTCGGGTTGTGGTGAAAACGCTCCGCCCATGGTGGCAACACCCCCAGATGCAACGGCTACAAGCGATGCCACGTCAGCCAGTGATCAGGCCGAAATCATTGAGCCCTACGAAAAAGACCTGGGGCTGCTCAAAATCACAGTCCCCACAGGCTGGTTCGAAATTCCTCCGCGAAACGATGTCCTCATGGCCGAATTCCAGCTTCCAGGAACGGAAGGGGTCGGGCGATTAACCTGTTCCGGTGCCGGTGGCGATGTCGAAATGAATCTGGATCGCTGGCGAGGACAATTCCAGACCGCTGGTAGCGATGTACGCCCCAAGCGTACGGAAATTGAGATTGCCGGCAAGCAGGCCATTGTGCTCGATCTGGCGGGAACGTTTACTGACGGTTTCGCGAAAGAGAACGCTGTGATCCCCAACGCAGCGATGGTTGGCATCGTCTTACCGCTGGAGAACACAAACTTCTTCATTAAAGCCACCGGGCCCCAGGCCACGATTCAACAGCATCGTGAAGCGATTCTGGAATTTGCGAAGTCGATCCGACTGAAGTCGAATTGAATGATCGCCAATGCGTTGATTCATCGCCCAAAGACCAATTGAAAAAGACCGGCTGAGCTGAGTGCCAAGCCGGTCTTCTTGATGGTGAGCAGGATCACATCATCGTCATCGATTGCAAAACGATGTTCTACGATCGCTGCTGATTAGGCTTCAGATTTCGCTTGGAGTCAAAGCGTCCTTTGGATTTCCGAGCGGAAAATTCTTCATTGGCAGGGTGCTCTGTGGCCCGGGAAATGTTGAGCTGCTGGCCCAGCACTTCGACGGCTTTGAGAGAGTGGAACACGTCGTCTGGCATACCTGCCAGCAGATCGACAGTGCTGTAGTTATCGTAAATCTCGATCCGTCCAATGCATGAACTGTCGAGACCCGTTTCGTTGGCAATGGCACCCACGATGTTCGCAGGCTTGACCTGATGGATCTGCCCGACCTGAATGCGGAAGGTTTCCATCGGGCGGAAGGAGCGACCTTCGGAACGGGGAGCACGTTCTTCGCGTCCCGCTTCACGCCCACGAGGTCGCATGCTGCGCTCGGCATCCTGAGCACGTGCCAAGCGCGGATTGCCACGCCCGGGTGCTGGTTCACGATTTCGAGTTTCAATCGAGTTGAAATCCCGGATGTCGTCCTTCACCAGCAACGGTGCATCGCCCGCTGCCAGCACAGCCAGGGCAGCGGCAATCTGCTCAATCGGCGTGTCGGATTCTTTCTGCAGACTTTCAATGATACCAGAGAACGCTTCCAGATCTCGGTGATCGAGTGCTGTCTTGATTTTGGATTTGAAACGTTCAATGCGTCGCTCATTGACCTGGGCAGCAGCAGGCACCTGCATCGGTTCAATGGGCTGGCGAGTCACTTGTTCGATGCGGCGGAGTTGGAAACGTTCGCGGGGATGCAGGAACAGAATGGTATCGCCCTGACGACCCGCACGACCTGTTCGGCCAATGCGGTGCACATAGCTTTCGCTATCCGAAGGGAGATCGAAGTTAATGACGTGCGTGATGCGCTGGACGTCGAGTCCGCGGGCAGCCACATCTGTGGCAATGACGATATCCAGCCGGCCGGACTTGAGATGCTCCACAATGCGCTCGCGTTGAGCTTGAGGAACATCGCTCGAAAGGGCAGCTGTTCGATAGCCCTGGCTGCCGAGAAACTCAGCCAATGGAACCGTCGTGCTCTTGGTTTTGACGAAGATAATGACCGCGTCGATGGGTTCGGTTTCGAGAATGCGGGCGAGAACTGCTTCCTTCTGGAACGGTGGCACGGTGATATACCGCTGGCGAATCGTTTCGGCAGTCGCCGTACGACGCTTGATCGTGATCTCGGCGGGATTCTTCAGGTGTTTCTGGGCAATGCGACGGATCGAATCGGGCATGGTAGCACTGAAGAGTGCAATCTGACGCTGAGAAGGAGTCTGTTCGAGAATCCACTCGACATCTTCCGCAAAGCCCATGCGCAGCATTTCGTCGGCTTCATCAAGTACGAGACCTTTGAGTGAATCGAGCTTGAGGGAGCCGCGACGAATATGATCCATGACTCGGCCAGGTGTGCCCACAATGACATGCGCACCACGGTTCAACTGGCGAAACTGAAGTTGGTAATCCTGACCACCATAGATGGCGGCGACACGCAGACCTTTGAGATTGGCAGCATATTTTTCAAAGGCTTCAGCCACCTGCATCGCCAACTCTCGGGTGGGTGCAAGGATGAGCACTTGCGTGGCCGATGACGAGAGATCAATGGCCTGGAGCATCGGGATGGCAAAGGCTGCCGTTTTGCCAGTCCCGGTTTGAGCCATACCAAGGACATCTCGGCCCTCGATCAACAGCGGAATCGTCCGAGCCTGAATGGGAGTCGGATTCACATATCCGGAGGCAGTGACAGCCGAGAGAATCGGCGGGCTGATGTTCAAATCAGCAAAAGTCGTGGTGGTTTCGATGTCAGCGGGCAATTCAGTCATGGGTCTCGATTTCGAAAGTTAAGTTCTGGCAAAAAGCTTGGACGATTCACAAAAATTCAGGCCCCTGGCGATCCACAATTGCTACCGCAAATGTGAGAACACATAACGACCCACTCGATGTTGCCCACAGAAAATGCCAAAACCACACTACGATCGACCGATGGCAACATCATGTGTTGCATCGGGTGCGGGAGCATTCGTCTGGACCATCATTCGAACCGATACCGCTGTCAGCCGCTACAACATCTGAGATTCGAAAATGAAGGAAAACTTCACTCAGGAATCAGATGATGACCAGCTAAAACGGCAGGGGACGATCGAACGCGGCAGGAACTGCTCAGGACTACACCTCGCCATCAGTTTTGGTGCTCTAAATAGAAAACACGTCAAAATGATGTGCGAAACTGGAGGCCGCCTTCCAAATTTTTGGGAATCTCTCATCAAATGAGAGCAAATCACCAAACCCAAGACAGCCAAACCACGAGACATTGTTACCAATCAAGGTAACTCACCTCTTATGAGGTCAGACTGAGACTTGCCCAGCATGCATTCTTTCGACAGAGATCATAGCAGAGACATTTCGTTCAGGGAAGTCACAAAGATCCCGTTTTGCCAAGTTTCATACTCTTTACATTGACGTTTCCATTCTCCAGTACGTTTTCCCGTTTCAAAACGAGATTCAGTCGGTTCACCCCGGCGGAAATCCATGACATCCCACGGATATTCTTAAATATCGAGTGCTCAGGCATTCTTTTGGCATCAACAGAAAT from Planctopirus ephydatiae encodes:
- a CDS encoding phosphoglycerate kinase produces the protein MAKKTIADVDVQGKAVLMRCDFNVPLDDNLVITDDRRITEALPSIESVLKRGGRVILMSHLGRPEGVDPAADAKYSLKPVAARLKELLGVPVHFASDTVGADAEAKVKALQNNEVLLLENVRFNKGEKKGESSYVNILATFGDIYCNDAFGTCHRSEGSMVGVPHAMGNKPKVCGFLVEKEIKFLSDAISNPARPFVAIVGGKKVDDKINVIKNLLSICDTVLIGGAMAFAFSKAQGGQIGKSYLPNPPEASLALAKELLTIGGEKLQLPVDTHCGDAFKGDCNKMIAKAGQIPENFEGFDIGPETQQKYAEIVKAAKTIVWNGPMGVFEMPPFDAGTRAVAEAIVASDATSIIGGGDSASAIQQFGLADQVTHVSTGGGASLEMLEGKKFAAVELLDDK
- a CDS encoding gamma carbonic anhydrase family protein yields the protein MFQPPEVPFPQIHWDFSAITENPKIDPTVWIAPGATLYGRVSVGARSSIWFGAVVRGDHERIDIGEDSNLQDGAILHVDPHSPCKIGNRVSLGHRALVHGATVEDDVLIGISANVLSRAVIGRGAFIAAGALVLEETIVPPGTLWAGVPARQIREVSPELAWRIERTWKHYANNSVAHRAAQKQGVRFAQ
- a CDS encoding DUF4332 domain-containing protein, producing the protein MSLLFSVLFAYKCKNTHHKLALDALKYLEIPNAEKWSDLFLTRIDQYLDGSKAPDDKFKDFQNHVLHVRDHEWGGAIKTAQIWYEKSVTAFRQKDWSQGVYSAGVLSHYVTDPFQPFHTGQSEAETIVHRAAEWTIACSYDQLRLLLDQELGGVPAKSIPQGGEWLPEIIRQGAQFANQSYELAISHYSLAIGSKKPVEGYDETGKRAIARILGETIRGYALVLGECLKESGVTPPASPVTIYGVLAAMTVPIFAVTKKMANASERAAVLAIAKEVEKTGRCEKTLSADEKVVREAYAAEVCKIPVETFGQESVALAGSKHAGSKHAGSKHAGSKHAEALKVVAEQTKPQEKTKSQEVAEKPPAKPLSQPVIHADPPILVPPPPPAANRVQPQAQVSPTSGKVQAVSESAAGRMVQDHESPFYLSMSLPLEKAPSIGPKTAEKFTSAGIRTVGEFLNAEPHELAKKLSQKSLDAVTLYEWQCQARLCCEIPKFRGYMAQILTAIGIQTKEEFVEAEIETLWDLVENFLTTPEAERLLRGSQPPEIEDLRQWQARAKAPVRENSNQSQAA
- a CDS encoding RNA polymerase sigma factor codes for the protein MPVAEATAENEQVSADWALDWVDVRRVQQGDSAAYRPVVERHQLAVTRLMSRFTRDPAVVEELVQTVFVEAWRQIHNFRGEAPFVHWLTVIGTRTGYRFWKQQSKQRQRHARLEALPEPVAREDNSEAAHDAATKVHMVLSTLPPRDRLVLTLLHLEERSLKEISVLTGWSLAMVKVQAFRARQKLARVLERATS
- a CDS encoding DEAD/DEAH box helicase, yielding MTELPADIETTTTFADLNISPPILSAVTASGYVNPTPIQARTIPLLIEGRDVLGMAQTGTGKTAAFAIPMLQAIDLSSSATQVLILAPTRELAMQVAEAFEKYAANLKGLRVAAIYGGQDYQLQFRQLNRGAHVIVGTPGRVMDHIRRGSLKLDSLKGLVLDEADEMLRMGFAEDVEWILEQTPSQRQIALFSATMPDSIRRIAQKHLKNPAEITIKRRTATAETIRQRYITVPPFQKEAVLARILETEPIDAVIIFVKTKSTTVPLAEFLGSQGYRTAALSSDVPQAQRERIVEHLKSGRLDIVIATDVAARGLDVQRITHVINFDLPSDSESYVHRIGRTGRAGRQGDTILFLHPRERFQLRRIEQVTRQPIEPMQVPAAAQVNERRIERFKSKIKTALDHRDLEAFSGIIESLQKESDTPIEQIAAALAVLAAGDAPLLVKDDIRDFNSIETRNREPAPGRGNPRLARAQDAERSMRPRGREAGREERAPRSEGRSFRPMETFRIQVGQIHQVKPANIVGAIANETGLDSSCIGRIEIYDNYSTVDLLAGMPDDVFHSLKAVEVLGQQLNISRATEHPANEEFSARKSKGRFDSKRNLKPNQQRS